A genome region from Maylandia zebra isolate NMK-2024a linkage group LG6, Mzebra_GT3a, whole genome shotgun sequence includes the following:
- the fabp2 gene encoding fatty acid-binding protein, intestinal, translated as MTFNGTWKVTQNENYDKFMEKMGVNMVKRKLAAHDNLKITITQEGDKFNVKESSTFRNIEIEFTLGVTFEYALADGTELSGAWTLEGDVLKGIFKRKDNGKDLTTTRIVQGDELIQSYTYEGVDAKRIFKRS; from the exons ATGACTTTCAACGGCACCTGGAAAGTTACTCAAAATGAGAACTATGACAAATTCATGGAAAAAATGG GAGTTAACATGGTGAAGAGGAAGCTGGCTGCTCACGACAACCTCAAGATTACCAtcacacaggagggagacaagTTTAACGTCAAGGAGAGCAGCACTTTCCGCAACATCGAAATTGAATTTACCCTCGGAGTCACCTTTGAGTACGCCCTTGCAGATGGAACAGAACTATCA GGTGCGTGGACCTTGGAGGGAGACGTGTTGAAGGGAATTTTCAAGAGAAAGGACAACGGAAAAGACCTGACGACAACCAGAATTGTTCAAGGAGATGAACTCATACAG agcTACACCTACGAAGGTGTGGATGCAAAGAGGATTTTCAAGAGGAGTTAG